In Acaryochloris marina S15, a single genomic region encodes these proteins:
- the tsf gene encoding translation elongation factor Ts, whose protein sequence is MAAISAKDVKELRDKTGAGMMDCKKALQENDGDQEKAIAYLRKKGLSQAGKKSGRVTAEGLVDSYIHFGGQIGVLVEVNCETDFVARNEAFKELVQDIAKQIAACPNVQYVDTDEIPQDFVEKEKAVAMGSDALKGKPDNIKEKIVQGKLDKTLRELCLLHQPYIKDQSITVQELLQQAISKLGENMKVRRFTRFVLGEGIDKVESNLAEEVAAQTKPQAEAKPAEEKPTEKKTSSKKKKGKKK, encoded by the coding sequence ATGGCAGCAATATCAGCAAAAGATGTTAAAGAACTGCGTGATAAAACTGGCGCAGGGATGATGGACTGCAAGAAAGCCTTGCAAGAAAACGATGGCGATCAGGAAAAGGCCATTGCCTATCTGCGGAAAAAAGGCCTCTCCCAAGCTGGCAAGAAGTCCGGTCGCGTGACAGCAGAAGGGCTAGTGGATAGTTATATTCACTTTGGTGGTCAAATTGGTGTATTGGTCGAAGTCAACTGTGAAACAGATTTTGTAGCCCGCAATGAAGCTTTCAAAGAGCTCGTACAAGACATTGCCAAGCAAATCGCAGCTTGCCCGAATGTCCAATATGTTGATACCGATGAAATCCCTCAGGATTTTGTGGAAAAAGAGAAAGCAGTGGCCATGGGATCTGATGCCCTCAAGGGTAAGCCAGACAATATTAAAGAAAAAATTGTCCAAGGCAAGTTAGACAAGACCTTAAGAGAACTTTGTCTCTTGCATCAACCCTATATCAAAGACCAAAGCATTACGGTCCAAGAGCTACTTCAGCAAGCGATTTCTAAGCTGGGCGAGAACATGAAGGTTCGTCGCTTTACTCGCTTTGTCCTAGGCGAAGGCATTGACAAAGTGGAGTCCAACTTAGCCGAAGAAGTGGCAGCCCAAACCAAGCCACAGGCTGAGGCTAAACCTGCGGAAGAAAAACCTACGGAGAAAAAGACTTCTTCTAAGAAGAAAAAAGGCAAGAAAAAGTAA
- the rpsB gene encoding 30S ribosomal protein S2 gives MPVISLAQMLESGVHFGHQARRWNPKMDPYIFTERNGVHIIDLVQTAQLMDEAYHYVRSASESGKKFLFVGTKRQAAGIIAQEAARCGGYYVNQRWLGGMLTNWTTIKTRIERLKDLERRYESGIFDLLPKQEASMLRRELDKLQKYLGGLKQMHKIPDVVVIIDIRREYNAVQECQKLGLPIVSLLDTNCDPDWVDIPIPANDDAIRSIKLIIGKLADAIYEGKHGQVSAETFEDADIPSAIDFEDEAPAEPVAEVADTEVAAAEPEVEAVPTAEVEAPAEEAPAEAPTAEEAPAEAPTAEAEEPAAE, from the coding sequence ATGCCCGTTATTAGTTTGGCTCAAATGCTTGAGTCAGGAGTTCACTTCGGCCACCAAGCCCGCCGTTGGAACCCCAAAATGGACCCTTATATCTTTACAGAGCGCAACGGGGTTCACATCATTGATTTGGTGCAAACTGCCCAGTTGATGGATGAAGCTTACCACTACGTTCGGTCTGCATCTGAATCTGGCAAGAAGTTCTTGTTTGTAGGCACCAAGCGACAAGCAGCTGGAATTATTGCTCAAGAAGCAGCTCGCTGCGGTGGCTACTATGTCAACCAGCGCTGGTTGGGGGGGATGCTCACCAACTGGACCACCATTAAAACTCGAATTGAGCGTCTCAAGGATCTAGAAAGACGATACGAGAGCGGTATTTTTGACCTCTTGCCCAAGCAAGAAGCCTCAATGCTGCGCCGTGAACTGGATAAATTGCAGAAGTATCTCGGTGGTCTTAAGCAAATGCATAAGATCCCCGATGTGGTGGTGATTATCGATATCCGCCGAGAATACAACGCAGTGCAAGAGTGCCAGAAGCTGGGCTTACCCATTGTCTCCTTGTTAGACACCAACTGCGACCCAGATTGGGTGGATATTCCCATTCCCGCCAATGATGATGCAATTCGTTCCATTAAGCTCATCATCGGGAAGCTTGCCGATGCTATCTATGAAGGCAAGCATGGTCAAGTCAGTGCTGAAACCTTTGAAGATGCAGACATTCCATCTGCCATTGACTTTGAAGATGAGGCACCAGCAGAACCCGTTGCTGAAGTAGCAGACACTGAAGTCGCGGCAGCAGAGCCTGAGGTTGAAGCCGTTCCAACAGCTGAAGTTGAAGCGCCCGCTGAAGAAGCTCCTGCTGAAGCTCCTACTGCTGAAGAAGCTCCTGCTGAAGCTCCTACTGCTGAGGCAGAAGAGCCTGCAGCTGAATAG
- a CDS encoding CGLD27 family protein yields MMNAPISNCPVPLEQQPLNEYQSLQESCFFRWATLEDSAYLNRGFQLGSIASVMAAPFAASSFALAESLSQFVLTLTVVATGLLILLVLRLYLGWSYVCDRLLREKIFYEETGWYDGQYWTKPADVLDRERLIGTYEVQPILERLRRSLLRLGLTLAGEFSLWWLILSHA; encoded by the coding sequence ATGATGAACGCTCCCATTTCTAATTGCCCTGTACCCCTTGAGCAGCAGCCTCTTAATGAGTACCAAAGTCTACAAGAATCCTGTTTTTTTCGATGGGCAACTTTAGAAGACTCAGCATATCTCAACAGAGGTTTTCAGTTAGGCAGTATTGCGAGTGTTATGGCGGCTCCCTTTGCTGCGAGTAGCTTTGCCTTAGCCGAGTCCCTGAGCCAGTTTGTTTTGACCCTTACGGTTGTCGCCACAGGCTTACTCATATTGCTGGTCTTACGGCTCTATCTGGGATGGTCTTATGTTTGCGATCGCCTCCTGCGCGAAAAAATCTTTTATGAAGAAACTGGCTGGTACGACGGTCAATATTGGACCAAGCCTGCAGATGTGCTGGATCGAGAACGGTTAATTGGCACCTATGAAGTCCAGCCCATCCTAGAGCGTTTGCGTCGAAGTCTCTTACGACTAGGCCTTACTTTGGCAGGAGAATTTAGCCTTTGGTGGCTGATCCTTTCCCACGCTTAA
- a CDS encoding 16S rRNA (uracil(1498)-N(3))-methyltransferase, which translates to MDHSAAQLQRLAIAPEQLQDHQIHLTGDQQHYLYDVLRLGHGDRFIAMNGQGQLWLAELLPNATEAMMLKALSEQTELAMPMMLLAAPPKGNHFDQVVRSVTELGVSHIVPLISQRTLLKPSPNRIQRWRRIATEAAEQSHRQIIPKVLDPVSFQEGVTQDNNDGWQRYICTIEPSAPNFLHCLSQTLGRENQTGIAVMVGPEGGWTHTETQQAQMAGCQAVSLGQRTLRAVTANYMAVSIAIAQIELHTAYPGGKVCTKTSL; encoded by the coding sequence GTGGACCATAGCGCGGCCCAATTACAGCGGTTAGCAATAGCCCCTGAACAACTCCAAGATCATCAGATTCATTTGACGGGTGATCAACAACATTATCTTTACGATGTGTTGCGGCTTGGTCATGGCGATCGCTTTATTGCCATGAATGGACAGGGACAACTGTGGTTGGCTGAGTTGCTACCCAATGCTACAGAAGCAATGATGCTGAAAGCTTTAAGTGAACAGACTGAGTTGGCGATGCCAATGATGCTATTGGCGGCCCCTCCAAAAGGCAATCATTTTGACCAAGTGGTTCGAAGTGTGACGGAATTGGGCGTCAGCCACATTGTGCCCCTCATCAGTCAGCGAACTCTGCTGAAACCGAGCCCTAATCGGATTCAACGTTGGCGGCGAATTGCCACAGAAGCAGCAGAGCAGTCCCATCGACAGATCATTCCTAAAGTGTTGGATCCGGTCTCCTTTCAGGAAGGGGTTACGCAAGATAATAATGATGGCTGGCAACGATATATTTGTACCATTGAGCCATCAGCACCTAATTTCTTGCACTGTCTCAGCCAAACTTTAGGGAGGGAGAATCAAACGGGTATCGCTGTTATGGTAGGTCCCGAAGGTGGATGGACCCATACCGAAACGCAGCAGGCCCAAATGGCTGGATGCCAGGCGGTATCTTTAGGCCAAAGAACCTTAAGAGCGGTCACCGCAAATTATATGGCGGTATCCATTGCGATCGCACAAATAGAACTACACACTGCGTACCCAGGGGGAAAAGTATGCACCAAGACATCGCTATAG
- a CDS encoding SH3 domain-containing protein, which yields MMRFKSVSIALLSGTVIVLAGILPHRHSQAETLTYPKTVQVKPGGASIFAQPKNSGEVIGEYKAGVILNPTLRVFSNEGQIWLKVGDHWIPEASLRVVEGAVPSPSPAKSPAPTASPAPPTSSPPPTAKSPSAPPKPSTPKGKPLAAPAIKTPRTAEVIAKDADVAINVREEPNTDSKSLLAVKSGEQAEILKQTLGEDSYTWYKLKFTQLGAEGWMRGDFVKVHAQKKPQPQSSAAPLKNPGAITSPPGVFVALQTTPAQQTATQYRASSGQNVELLKMVKGEDGFAWYNVQFIDNAEAKGWVRGDQVRWLVSYTQPKLAKLSASPGQIIPFYAKPTEETALPIRGVSGQAVEVLKQAKGNNGYAWYSLKVQDKPTAQGWVKGENVRLQL from the coding sequence ATGATGCGTTTCAAATCGGTGTCCATCGCACTGTTAAGTGGAACAGTAATAGTTCTAGCGGGAATACTTCCCCACAGACATAGCCAAGCTGAAACCCTGACCTATCCCAAGACGGTCCAAGTGAAACCGGGGGGTGCCAGCATTTTTGCCCAGCCCAAAAACTCTGGTGAAGTCATTGGCGAATACAAAGCCGGTGTGATTCTAAATCCAACCCTGCGCGTTTTCAGTAATGAAGGGCAAATTTGGTTAAAAGTAGGCGACCATTGGATTCCTGAAGCCTCATTACGTGTGGTAGAAGGTGCTGTTCCATCCCCTTCCCCAGCAAAGTCTCCTGCTCCAACCGCATCTCCTGCCCCACCCACGTCTTCACCTCCACCTACCGCTAAGTCACCATCTGCGCCCCCTAAACCATCAACGCCAAAAGGGAAACCCCTCGCTGCTCCGGCCATTAAAACCCCACGAACTGCAGAGGTGATTGCGAAGGACGCAGACGTTGCAATTAATGTCCGTGAGGAACCTAATACTGACTCTAAATCTTTGCTAGCTGTTAAGTCGGGGGAACAAGCTGAGATTTTAAAGCAGACCTTAGGAGAAGATTCTTATACCTGGTACAAACTGAAATTCACCCAATTGGGGGCAGAAGGATGGATGCGAGGTGACTTTGTCAAAGTCCATGCTCAAAAGAAGCCTCAGCCTCAAAGCTCTGCAGCTCCCCTTAAGAATCCAGGAGCCATCACATCACCCCCTGGTGTGTTTGTCGCTCTCCAAACGACCCCAGCTCAACAAACTGCAACTCAATATCGGGCCAGTTCTGGCCAGAACGTCGAACTTCTTAAAATGGTCAAGGGCGAAGATGGGTTTGCCTGGTACAACGTCCAGTTTATAGATAATGCCGAGGCCAAAGGGTGGGTCCGTGGTGATCAGGTGAGATGGCTTGTGAGCTATACCCAGCCCAAACTGGCTAAGCTGAGTGCCTCCCCAGGGCAAATCATTCCCTTTTATGCCAAGCCCACCGAGGAGACAGCGTTGCCCATTCGCGGTGTCTCAGGCCAAGCCGTAGAGGTGCTGAAGCAGGCCAAAGGAAACAATGGCTATGCCT
- the glmM gene encoding phosphoglucosamine mutase, with amino-acid sequence MSFISEFKHKSVTKSDRIIQPDKLARKVADAAKDINLFGTDGIRGQVGQHLTPQLALQVGFCAGLELGKSSAPHQPFILGQDSRNSSDMLAMALSAGLTAAGLDVWYLGLCPTPTVAYLTHQTDAVGGVMVSASHNPPADNGIKFFQTDGTKLPPSVQSNIERRIKASSPSPTSAAWGRHYYRPELAQAYTDAIQGPLQSQVSFQGLKVVLDLAWGAATQLAPKVFQALGAEVICLHDQPDGDRINVNCGSTHLEPLKAAVDLHDADVGFAFDGDADRVLAIDCQGRTVDGDYILYLWGKALQEQKQLPNDLIVATVMSNLGFELAWQQQGGTLIRADVGDQNVHAEMLNHGSMLGGEQSGHILCPHYGVSGDGLLTALHLATIICQNKTRLSCLVDDSFQTYPQILKNVRVEDRDRRRNWQECQPLQTLIDQATDDMGDQGRILVRASGTEPLIRVMVEARDMGMVTHWTDRLVGAVETHLA; translated from the coding sequence ATGTCTTTTATATCTGAATTTAAACATAAAAGCGTCACTAAAAGCGATCGCATCATTCAACCTGACAAATTGGCGCGAAAAGTGGCAGATGCAGCGAAAGATATCAACTTATTTGGGACCGATGGGATTCGGGGCCAAGTCGGGCAGCACCTAACTCCTCAGTTAGCACTCCAGGTTGGATTTTGTGCAGGATTAGAGTTGGGAAAAAGCTCCGCTCCTCATCAGCCATTTATTTTGGGACAAGACTCTCGCAATTCCAGCGATATGCTGGCCATGGCTCTCTCTGCAGGTCTGACCGCAGCGGGTTTGGATGTTTGGTACTTAGGTTTATGCCCAACCCCCACCGTTGCTTACTTAACCCATCAAACCGATGCAGTCGGAGGGGTAATGGTTTCTGCTAGCCATAATCCACCTGCAGATAACGGCATTAAATTTTTTCAAACGGATGGTACCAAGCTACCTCCATCCGTTCAAAGCAATATTGAAAGACGTATTAAAGCCTCTAGTCCATCACCAACCAGTGCTGCATGGGGACGTCACTATTACCGACCTGAACTTGCACAAGCTTATACGGATGCGATTCAAGGTCCACTTCAGTCTCAAGTAAGTTTTCAAGGATTAAAAGTTGTCTTAGATTTAGCCTGGGGGGCTGCCACTCAGCTCGCTCCCAAGGTCTTTCAAGCTTTAGGTGCAGAGGTCATTTGTCTGCACGATCAGCCTGATGGTGATCGAATCAATGTCAATTGTGGTTCAACTCATTTAGAACCTTTGAAAGCCGCCGTTGACTTGCATGATGCCGATGTAGGATTTGCCTTTGATGGTGATGCCGATCGCGTGTTGGCGATTGACTGCCAGGGCCGAACGGTAGATGGCGACTATATTCTTTACCTTTGGGGTAAGGCACTGCAGGAGCAAAAACAGCTGCCCAATGATCTGATTGTGGCAACCGTGATGTCCAACCTAGGGTTTGAACTCGCTTGGCAACAGCAAGGGGGAACCTTAATTCGTGCAGATGTCGGCGACCAAAATGTCCATGCCGAGATGCTGAATCATGGCTCCATGCTAGGGGGCGAACAGTCCGGTCATATTTTGTGCCCTCACTATGGTGTCAGTGGCGATGGTCTGTTAACAGCCTTGCATCTAGCAACGATTATTTGCCAAAACAAAACGCGTCTATCTTGCTTGGTGGATGATAGCTTTCAAACTTACCCCCAGATCCTCAAAAATGTGCGGGTAGAAGATAGGGATCGCAGGCGGAATTGGCAGGAGTGCCAACCACTCCAAACCCTGATTGATCAAGCCACAGATGATATGGGTGATCAAGGTCGAATTTTAGTCCGAGCCTCCGGCACAGAACCCCTGATTCGCGTCATGGTGGAAGCCCGTGATATGGGAATGGTCACCCATTGGACGGACCGATTAGTCGGCGCAGTTGAAACTCATCTAGCCTAG
- a CDS encoding asparaginase, whose amino-acid sequence MTMGKRNHSPALEIHLLREGIIESKHQAEAVVCDARGRMLSIAGQTDTSCFIRSALKPVQALSVVTSGAMEHFDLNDRDLAVMCGSHHHTVEQVRQVFNILWHCDIDPTALQCPIPQDLESPLEHNCSGKHAGMLAVCQQCQWPLHTYMDARHQVQQLILNQMAELLKMPAAEFMRTHDDCGVPTYYMQLEQIATLYAHLSAGNNLNIERVMRAMIHHPTLVAGQGQFDTDLMTLSAGELVSKSGAEGVQCVGRIGEGLGLAIKVKDGAKRAKYAVAIHLLRELGWLEPSHADTLADRYLCLSNYKRLEVNGELVML is encoded by the coding sequence ATGACCATGGGAAAACGCAATCATAGCCCTGCACTTGAGATCCATCTACTGCGGGAAGGGATTATTGAATCCAAGCACCAAGCTGAAGCTGTTGTCTGTGATGCTAGGGGCAGAATGCTCTCTATTGCTGGGCAGACAGATACCTCTTGCTTTATTCGCTCCGCCTTAAAACCTGTACAGGCTCTGTCGGTGGTGACGAGTGGAGCAATGGAGCATTTCGATCTCAACGATCGGGATCTCGCAGTCATGTGTGGGTCCCACCACCATACCGTTGAGCAAGTTCGACAAGTCTTCAATATTCTCTGGCATTGTGATATCGATCCGACGGCATTGCAATGTCCAATTCCCCAGGATCTAGAGAGCCCCTTAGAACATAATTGTTCGGGCAAACATGCAGGTATGTTGGCTGTTTGCCAGCAATGCCAGTGGCCGTTACACACCTATATGGATGCCCGGCATCAGGTTCAGCAACTGATTCTCAACCAAATGGCTGAATTGTTGAAAATGCCAGCGGCAGAATTTATGCGAACCCATGATGACTGCGGTGTGCCGACTTACTATATGCAGTTAGAGCAAATCGCAACCCTCTACGCCCATCTCAGTGCTGGCAATAATTTAAATATTGAGCGGGTCATGCGGGCAATGATTCATCACCCTACTTTGGTGGCAGGGCAAGGTCAATTTGATACGGACTTAATGACCTTATCCGCTGGAGAATTGGTGAGTAAGTCTGGGGCTGAAGGTGTGCAATGTGTGGGCCGCATCGGTGAAGGCTTGGGCTTGGCCATCAAAGTCAAGGATGGTGCTAAGCGTGCCAAATATGCCGTCGCCATCCATTTGCTACGAGAACTAGGCTGGCTGGAACCGAGTCATGCCGATACCTTGGCCGACCGCTATTTATGCCTGAGCAACTATAAACGCCTAGAAGTCAATGGCGAACTGGTGATGCTTTAG